From a single Planctellipticum variicoloris genomic region:
- a CDS encoding PQQ-binding-like beta-propeller repeat protein, protein MKWSAKEHLVFAAPLAGAGASSPVILGRDLYLTEYLAVGVDPKRAGRPASVERYILCLDADTGEERWRTEVGTDEKSPALNGFIAKHGYTSSTPISDGQRVFAYFGHVGLSAVESDGTVIGTKPLGNKLTQLGCWSSPISYGSTIILNASVEGEGLVALDSDGNEVWSHPVAKASAAAPVLVQTAEGTEELVLSGPDEIVGLNPETGEQLWRADGIKETVYTSPVAQDGVIYIAGGKEGTVLAIRAGGKGDVTYSHRVWKCKESPEYASPVWHDGRLFLVGQDGRVTALVSETGQLAGQRQLPDATVFASPLIADGRLYVVTREKGVFVLSADEKLEILAQNRIAGDNTPFNASPAVIGSRIYLRSNKALYCFSEEN, encoded by the coding sequence GTGAAGTGGTCTGCCAAAGAACATCTCGTCTTCGCGGCCCCGCTGGCGGGGGCAGGGGCCTCCAGCCCGGTGATTCTGGGACGCGACCTGTATCTGACCGAATACCTTGCCGTCGGTGTCGACCCGAAGCGGGCGGGCCGCCCCGCCAGCGTCGAACGGTACATCCTCTGTCTTGACGCCGACACCGGCGAGGAACGCTGGCGAACCGAAGTCGGGACCGACGAAAAGTCTCCAGCGCTCAACGGATTCATCGCGAAGCATGGCTATACCTCGTCGACCCCCATTTCCGACGGCCAGCGCGTTTTTGCCTACTTTGGCCACGTCGGTTTGAGCGCCGTCGAATCGGATGGAACCGTCATCGGCACAAAGCCCCTGGGGAACAAGCTGACGCAGCTCGGCTGCTGGTCTTCGCCAATTTCCTATGGTTCGACGATCATTCTGAACGCTTCGGTCGAAGGCGAAGGACTCGTTGCCCTCGACTCGGACGGCAACGAAGTCTGGTCGCATCCGGTCGCAAAGGCCTCGGCGGCCGCCCCCGTGCTGGTGCAGACCGCCGAAGGGACGGAAGAACTGGTTCTCAGCGGCCCCGATGAAATTGTCGGCCTCAATCCCGAGACCGGCGAGCAACTCTGGCGGGCCGACGGAATCAAGGAAACCGTCTACACCAGCCCCGTTGCCCAGGACGGCGTGATTTACATTGCGGGTGGCAAAGAAGGCACCGTGCTGGCGATCCGGGCGGGGGGCAAAGGGGACGTGACCTATTCGCATCGCGTCTGGAAATGCAAAGAAAGCCCCGAATACGCCTCCCCGGTGTGGCATGACGGGCGTCTGTTCCTCGTGGGACAGGACGGTCGCGTGACCGCGCTCGTGAGCGAGACCGGCCAGCTCGCGGGACAGCGCCAACTTCCGGACGCCACCGTTTTCGCATCACCGCTCATCGCCGACGGACGCCTTTACGTCGTCACTCGCGAAAAAGGGGTCTTCGTCCTGTCCGCCGACGAGAAGCTCGAAATTCTTGCCCAGAACCGGATTGCCGGCGACAACACGCCGTTCAATGCCAGTCCGGCGGTCATCGGTTCGCGGATTTACCTTCGGTCGAACAAAGCCCTCTACTGCTTCAGCGAGGAAAACTGA
- a CDS encoding M20 family metallopeptidase, translating to MLIDRVVENVSRLVAAPSVSIDSNRGAAMVAADLLESAGFQVEVQEFADPFGVPKFNVAGRRGAGVGGLAYFGHTDVVPVSSWSFAGSGPFEPAVREGRLYGRGSCDMKGSVGCFIAAASQVDAASLRAPVYVFCTADEEVGFHGARHLVRHSPLYREAVAGRAEGLIGEPTELEVVHGHKGIYGMRIVSRGRAAHSSTRGGLNANLAMIPVLAEARRIHDETQTDPRWLHPEFDPPWISWNIGINDHTPAVNITPPQSVCTIYFRPMPGQPPGELIERMQRVAASEGVELTLECQGDPVYTDPAAPFIRRLLALAGRSASKTVAYGTDGVAFTEMHSLAVFGPGSIQQAHTDDEWIALEQLERGAAIYENLIRSVC from the coding sequence GTGCTGATCGATCGAGTGGTAGAAAACGTGTCCCGCCTCGTTGCGGCCCCTTCCGTCAGCATCGACTCCAATCGCGGGGCCGCGATGGTTGCCGCCGACCTGCTGGAGTCCGCAGGCTTTCAGGTGGAGGTTCAGGAGTTCGCCGATCCGTTCGGCGTTCCGAAGTTCAATGTTGCCGGCCGGCGGGGAGCCGGGGTCGGCGGACTGGCTTATTTTGGCCATACGGACGTTGTGCCGGTTTCGTCCTGGTCCTTTGCGGGGAGCGGTCCGTTCGAGCCTGCTGTCCGCGAGGGCCGACTCTACGGTCGCGGCAGTTGCGATATGAAGGGCTCCGTCGGCTGTTTCATTGCGGCGGCGAGTCAGGTCGATGCGGCGAGCTTGCGGGCGCCGGTCTACGTGTTCTGCACCGCGGATGAAGAGGTGGGGTTTCACGGCGCCCGACATCTGGTTCGTCATTCACCGCTGTATCGCGAGGCGGTGGCCGGTCGCGCCGAAGGGCTTATCGGCGAGCCGACCGAGCTGGAAGTCGTGCACGGGCACAAAGGCATTTACGGAATGCGAATTGTGTCCCGCGGCCGAGCGGCCCATTCGAGCACCCGTGGCGGGCTGAACGCCAATCTGGCGATGATTCCGGTGCTTGCGGAAGCGCGGCGGATTCATGATGAAACGCAGACCGATCCGCGCTGGCTGCACCCGGAGTTCGATCCGCCGTGGATCAGTTGGAACATTGGCATCAACGACCACACTCCGGCGGTGAATATCACTCCGCCGCAGAGCGTCTGCACCATCTACTTTCGTCCGATGCCAGGCCAGCCGCCCGGGGAGCTGATCGAACGAATGCAACGCGTCGCGGCGTCGGAAGGGGTGGAATTGACGCTTGAGTGCCAGGGAGATCCGGTTTACACGGATCCCGCCGCGCCGTTCATTCGGCGGCTTCTGGCACTTGCCGGGCGGTCGGCGTCGAAGACTGTGGCTTACGGAACGGACGGGGTTGCATTCACCGAGATGCACTCGCTCGCGGTGTTTGGACCGGGGAGCATTCAGCAGGCTCATACGGACGACGAGTGGATTGCCCTGGAGCAACTCGAACGAGGGGCGGCGATCTACGAGAACCTGATCCGGAGCGTCTGCTGA
- a CDS encoding cyanophycinase yields MQILRACYRLSRPWGICASFAVPLLGVVLAGLNSRAAAEELPSPFSGIRGSLVICGGGKLPEQVFEEFMELGGASQARMVVIPTASVVADSPELDSHMDVWRQRQPATFSVLHTRSRATADLPEFSQALLEATAVWFIGGDQNHLTSAYLGTLVEQRLKELLNRGGVIGGTSAGAAIMSPTMISGTRDQLRTQPVLDAGFGFLPGCVVDQHFVKRNREPRLRNALLARPGHVGIGIDEGTALVVSGRSVRIVGDSCVKLYLPETGGRAELVETLNPGATSDLAAFCRIGAEPPRAVELASTPDPKASEPMLADGGATGDMAVK; encoded by the coding sequence ATGCAAATTCTTCGGGCCTGCTATCGATTGTCCCGCCCGTGGGGAATCTGTGCGAGCTTCGCTGTCCCGCTGCTCGGCGTTGTTCTGGCCGGGCTGAATTCCCGGGCAGCGGCGGAAGAGTTACCGAGCCCGTTCTCCGGAATTCGTGGTTCGCTGGTGATCTGCGGCGGGGGCAAGCTGCCCGAGCAGGTTTTTGAAGAGTTCATGGAGCTGGGGGGGGCCTCGCAGGCGCGGATGGTGGTGATTCCCACCGCCAGCGTGGTTGCGGACTCGCCCGAACTCGACTCCCACATGGATGTCTGGCGACAACGTCAGCCGGCGACCTTTTCCGTTCTGCATACTCGTTCTCGCGCAACCGCGGACCTCCCCGAGTTTTCTCAGGCCCTGCTGGAGGCCACCGCCGTCTGGTTCATCGGGGGGGATCAGAATCACCTGACCTCGGCCTACCTCGGCACGCTGGTGGAACAGCGGCTGAAGGAACTGCTCAATCGAGGAGGCGTCATCGGCGGAACCTCGGCCGGAGCAGCGATCATGTCCCCGACGATGATCAGCGGCACGCGCGATCAACTGCGGACCCAGCCTGTGCTCGATGCGGGCTTCGGCTTTCTGCCGGGGTGCGTGGTGGATCAGCACTTCGTCAAGCGAAACCGCGAGCCACGACTCCGGAACGCACTCCTGGCGCGGCCCGGGCATGTGGGGATCGGGATCGACGAGGGGACCGCGCTGGTCGTTTCCGGAAGGTCCGTGCGAATCGTGGGGGATTCCTGCGTCAAGCTGTACCTCCCCGAGACGGGCGGTCGCGCTGAGCTGGTGGAAACCTTGAATCCGGGGGCGACATCCGATCTGGCGGCATTCTGCAGAATCGGCGCAGAACCGCCGCGCGCCGTGGAACTTGCCTCGACGCCCGATCCCAAGGCGAGCGAGCCGATGCTGGCGGACGGCGGAGCAACCGGCGACATGGCGGTCAAGTAG
- a CDS encoding HDOD domain-containing protein, translated as MAETDWAQLIEESLASFTLDVLPTTLQLPALPLAVTRFIAASQRPDVDLRELAAIVETDTGLTVELLRNVNSAFVGLKQKAKTARQALALLGLRQSKLLVVTVGAQAAIRARQSKLINQTSFWNTSLQRAIFARETAKMLKSDPEVAFAGALLQDYLLPVLSNEFFDQYLAFTTQRDDLPDCIIEYEQQSIGCDHAVVAAAMAHRWKLPDELVCCVLFHHRGLRVLADPRLARTSVAAVALSALLPDQLRQSLSGLDQLALLETKWPAFRFEELVETVDAQQAEIGMGVGNDYPLMRRCRQFLEQRPAAEAAPA; from the coding sequence ATGGCGGAAACCGACTGGGCGCAATTGATCGAGGAGTCGCTGGCCAGCTTCACGCTGGACGTCCTTCCCACGACTCTGCAGCTTCCGGCGTTGCCCCTGGCGGTGACCCGATTCATCGCGGCGTCTCAGCGGCCGGATGTCGATCTGCGGGAACTGGCCGCGATTGTCGAAACCGACACGGGATTGACGGTCGAGCTGCTGCGCAATGTGAATTCGGCGTTTGTCGGATTGAAGCAGAAGGCGAAAACGGCCCGGCAGGCCCTCGCCCTGCTGGGGCTGCGTCAAAGCAAATTGCTGGTGGTGACGGTCGGGGCGCAGGCGGCGATCCGCGCCCGGCAGTCGAAGTTGATCAACCAGACCAGCTTCTGGAACACCAGCCTGCAACGGGCGATCTTTGCGAGGGAAACTGCGAAGATGCTGAAAAGCGACCCGGAGGTAGCGTTCGCCGGCGCTCTGCTGCAGGACTATCTGCTGCCCGTTCTGAGCAACGAATTCTTCGATCAGTACCTGGCGTTTACGACGCAGCGGGACGATCTGCCCGACTGCATTATCGAGTACGAGCAGCAGTCGATCGGCTGCGACCATGCTGTCGTTGCGGCGGCGATGGCGCACCGCTGGAAGCTGCCGGATGAGCTGGTCTGCTGCGTGCTGTTTCATCACCGGGGCCTGCGCGTGCTGGCCGACCCGCGACTCGCTCGGACGTCTGTCGCCGCGGTCGCGCTGTCGGCCCTGTTGCCCGATCAGCTCCGACAAAGCCTGTCGGGGCTGGATCAGCTCGCGCTGCTGGAGACGAAGTGGCCGGCCTTTCGGTTCGAGGAGCTGGTCGAGACCGTCGATGCGCAGCAGGCGGAGATCGGCATGGGGGTCGGGAACGACTATCCCCTCATGCGACGGTGTCGGCAGTTCCTGGAACAGCGTCCGGCCGCCGAGGCGGCGCCGGCCTGA
- a CDS encoding GNAT family N-acetyltransferase, protein MQDAAAIRIRDAQFEDWPCIADFNRRLAFETESRELERSTVEAGVRAVLTNPQRGRYFVAECRGAPVGQLMCTHEWSDWRNGDFWWIQSVYVAEGYRRRGVFRMLWEHVRAAAASDPEVVGLRLYAEQHNETALQSYERLGLDRTGYLVLEHMLRPRLKG, encoded by the coding sequence ATGCAAGACGCTGCAGCGATCCGCATCCGCGATGCGCAATTCGAGGACTGGCCATGCATTGCGGACTTCAATCGCCGGCTGGCCTTTGAGACGGAGTCGCGCGAACTGGAGCGGTCAACGGTCGAGGCCGGAGTTCGCGCCGTGCTGACGAATCCTCAGCGCGGGCGATACTTTGTTGCAGAATGCCGCGGAGCTCCGGTGGGCCAGCTCATGTGCACCCACGAGTGGAGCGACTGGCGGAACGGGGATTTCTGGTGGATCCAGAGCGTCTATGTGGCCGAAGGCTATCGCCGCAGGGGTGTGTTCCGCATGTTGTGGGAGCACGTGCGTGCGGCCGCGGCCTCAGATCCGGAGGTCGTCGGACTGCGACTCTACGCCGAGCAGCACAATGAGACAGCGCTCCAGTCATATGAACGACTGGGGCTGGACCGGACAGGCTATCTGGTCCTTGAGCACATGCTGCGGCCGCGCCTGAAGGGCTGA
- a CDS encoding secretin N-terminal domain-containing protein, translating to MFAGPQRPFHSAIGAMVLAIGVPVLLLASMPLFPQTARTSDSRLARIPRFHSRQSSPPPLRDVTPAEPAADIQIADRTSPHLSGSVALSGDAAPAAEVPRAAGSPPPRAGIRIASRDPDSVEFDPAQEATPAVPVPDWVADVEPLAESPVARPESADSRPSVTLDVLPFDVRSAAAHSSRSDDEWRDRVKSLETRLDAVFSDRLEQHSRQFEAVTRRLERFEEERRLQVLENGLQELRTAAEQKTPVVETAPQAIQLDKSAAEPPLFDLEARQAETGEVFRQIALAVGVEIVVSPAVQGRVSVILKQKSLEELLALLASSQSCVVERDAAIWRVLSTLEAGARASRLPEPEARTFVPRHVSARELAEFLRPMLTPEVGQISAMEAGPAVDETAEPHGTLLVRDRPEVMSEVERMLRQFDVPLVEVDLTAQVFSVDLTGAYANGVTLTGRELVKRVPIPCPICGGSHETVAALTTVESPAGEFLQAPGGLKYAFVKGDGRAVVAMLSHMAATHPIGVPRVRVRNRQPVELVLSSLAPLAAGEVDGTERRLRVRPAALPTGEFQLVIEERHPHPHSGTAVLSADVKLREGTTVLVGGIVESAGSSNREILILLTPRIRGSWPVAEGPQESSVRK from the coding sequence ATGTTTGCGGGGCCGCAGCGTCCGTTTCATTCCGCGATCGGCGCCATGGTACTGGCGATCGGCGTGCCGGTTTTGCTGCTCGCCAGCATGCCGCTGTTCCCGCAAACTGCGCGGACGAGCGATTCTCGGCTGGCGCGGATTCCGCGGTTCCATTCCCGACAATCCAGTCCTCCGCCGCTGCGGGACGTGACGCCGGCAGAACCGGCTGCGGACATCCAGATTGCCGACCGGACCAGCCCGCATCTTTCCGGCAGCGTTGCCCTGTCGGGGGATGCCGCCCCGGCCGCAGAGGTCCCCCGAGCGGCCGGTTCACCGCCGCCTCGCGCCGGAATTCGAATCGCCTCGCGCGATCCGGACTCAGTGGAGTTCGATCCGGCACAAGAAGCGACGCCGGCGGTTCCGGTTCCGGACTGGGTCGCCGACGTCGAGCCGCTGGCGGAATCGCCGGTGGCGAGGCCCGAGTCGGCGGATTCGCGGCCCAGCGTGACGCTGGATGTTCTGCCGTTTGATGTACGGTCCGCCGCAGCGCATTCGTCCCGATCCGACGACGAATGGCGCGATCGGGTCAAGTCGCTGGAAACGCGGCTGGACGCCGTGTTCTCGGATCGGCTGGAGCAGCATTCGCGCCAGTTCGAGGCTGTGACGCGGCGGCTCGAACGCTTTGAAGAGGAACGTCGGCTGCAGGTGCTGGAGAATGGCCTGCAGGAACTGCGGACCGCGGCGGAGCAGAAGACTCCGGTTGTGGAGACGGCGCCCCAGGCCATCCAGCTCGACAAGTCGGCCGCCGAGCCGCCGCTGTTCGATCTGGAGGCCCGGCAAGCGGAGACGGGCGAGGTGTTTCGACAGATCGCGCTGGCGGTCGGGGTGGAGATTGTGGTGAGTCCGGCCGTCCAGGGGCGGGTGTCTGTGATTCTGAAGCAGAAGTCGCTGGAGGAACTGCTCGCGTTGCTGGCGAGTTCGCAGTCGTGCGTTGTGGAGCGGGACGCAGCGATCTGGCGCGTCCTGAGCACGTTGGAAGCGGGGGCGCGGGCCAGTCGTCTGCCGGAGCCGGAGGCTCGCACGTTCGTGCCGCGTCACGTCAGTGCGCGGGAGCTGGCGGAGTTTTTGCGTCCGATGCTGACTCCGGAGGTTGGTCAGATTTCGGCGATGGAGGCCGGTCCGGCGGTGGATGAGACGGCGGAGCCGCACGGGACGCTGCTGGTTCGCGATCGGCCGGAGGTTATGTCCGAGGTCGAGCGGATGCTGCGGCAGTTCGACGTTCCGCTGGTGGAGGTCGACCTGACGGCGCAGGTTTTCAGCGTCGATCTGACCGGGGCGTATGCGAACGGCGTCACGCTGACGGGGCGGGAGCTGGTCAAACGGGTGCCGATTCCCTGTCCGATCTGCGGCGGCAGTCACGAAACGGTCGCGGCGTTGACGACGGTCGAGTCGCCTGCGGGAGAGTTTCTCCAGGCTCCGGGCGGGCTGAAATATGCGTTTGTGAAGGGGGACGGTCGGGCTGTGGTCGCGATGCTGAGTCACATGGCGGCGACGCATCCGATCGGAGTTCCGCGCGTGCGGGTTCGCAATCGGCAGCCGGTGGAGCTGGTGCTGTCGAGCCTGGCGCCGCTGGCGGCAGGGGAAGTCGACGGGACGGAACGGCGCCTGCGCGTCCGCCCGGCCGCGCTGCCGACGGGAGAGTTTCAACTGGTGATCGAGGAACGCCACCCTCATCCGCATTCCGGGACGGCGGTGCTCTCGGCGGATGTGAAGCTGCGCGAGGGGACGACGGTGCTGGTTGGCGGGATCGTCGAATCGGCGGGTTCTTCCAATCGAGAAATCCTGATCCTTTTGACGCCCCGAATTCGGGGAAGCTGGCCTGTGGCCGAGGGGCCGCAGGAATCCTCCGTCAGGAAATAG
- a CDS encoding GNAT family N-acetyltransferase, translated as MKLKAACDADADLVYCIKRDAYSESATRAYGTWDEAFQRRFTREHLPSTRLIVVDDAVVGWIAVKHFEGEDEIIDLHVLPTHQRRGYGRAVLQVVIDEAGSQGKAVSLHVLKINRSRLLYERLGFAATGETSTHVVMRRMSNQAG; from the coding sequence ATGAAACTGAAGGCAGCGTGTGACGCTGACGCCGATCTCGTGTACTGCATCAAGCGGGACGCCTACTCCGAGTCCGCGACACGCGCGTACGGCACGTGGGATGAGGCCTTCCAGCGCCGGTTCACGCGCGAGCATCTTCCGAGCACCCGTCTGATCGTTGTCGATGACGCCGTCGTGGGCTGGATCGCAGTGAAGCATTTCGAGGGCGAGGATGAGATCATCGATCTGCACGTCCTGCCGACCCATCAGCGTCGCGGGTATGGTCGCGCGGTGCTCCAAGTCGTCATCGACGAAGCGGGATCGCAGGGGAAGGCCGTAAGTCTGCACGTGTTGAAGATCAATCGGTCGCGCCTGCTTTACGAACGACTGGGATTCGCGGCAACCGGCGAGACTTCGACACATGTTGTCATGCGTCGGATGTCAAATCAGGCTGGGTGA
- a CDS encoding efflux RND transporter permease subunit, translating into MSLPGFSVRNSVLVNCLMLVILAAGGIFAITLTREFFPESRPDRVMVSMIYPGVQPMEIEKAVTIKVEEALRDVDGVEKVESTISEGVSTTIVTLFNNVEDVDVVVQDLKAEIDAIPDLPRDVESTSIRKLKPRLPVIGVAVYGTGDEAALKRAARDLRDDLLRIPGITDVDLGGVRDDEISVEVRPDRLYEFDVTFEEVAAAIRQTNIDVSGGTLKGERSTITLRTLGEQLRGVDLEEIVVRTNADGRQIRVRDVALVADGFVDVDVESWFNGQRSINCMVFKTGDQDILQISESVKAYVAGKRNEPFDPVGWNAAWESPWYWRPVALLATGTVRAVNLMVGKPDPVKIYEVSRQTPFAHEFKLGLHTDLARFLSGRIDLMVRNGTSGLILVAVSLLLFLNWRVALWTALGIPVSFLGTFAVMWMMGVSINLISLFGLIIVLGIIVDDAIVIGENIYRHVQEGMPPRQAAIYGAEEVMWPVIVAVTTTIGAFFPLMFLGGQMGEFFSQLPLVIMAALSVSLLEALVILPAHLMHLPPKTLPGVETSRLHETSRQRFFRRLAAIGERFSHGRIVRAYDAFLRLALRWRYVTVAVALSTLIASVGLVVGGVVEWQFFPRMDSETLIAVLEMPIGTPAEATRERLRDLDEKVRQVPEVMNCQTTVAAAMSVGAAGATGASVSSHLGQLIIELRSAEEREHRKERSSDEILKELREFSATLPGTNSVVWEGLSGGPGGKDIEIRVAGPDFDLILGAGEELKQVLATFAGVVDLDDDFDRGQRELQLALRESARPTGINTSQLGEHVRSAMYGREARRLTRNREDVKIMVRYPKDFRESMYNIESMWIPTGFGQGTRGWVPLREVAEVTEAEGFSTLHRSQQQRSVKVLADVAEGASSDAIVAQIRKAFAEKIQPKFPGTSIEFLGNVEEQAKSLGSLFIALPIALMIIYMMIAGLFRSYYQPVVVMLAIPFALQGAIIGHWVTGYAATLISAIGFVALTGIVVNDAIVLVDYVNVRIRQGVTPFQANLEGSRTRLRAIFLTSETTIAGLLPMLFETSFQAKFLIPMAVTISFGLLFSTVLTLLIVPSINMIFFDVLGLLGVAPLPDDDLIPAAIPAEA; encoded by the coding sequence ATGTCGCTGCCCGGTTTCAGCGTTCGCAATTCGGTGCTCGTCAACTGCCTGATGCTCGTGATCCTCGCGGCAGGGGGCATCTTCGCCATCACGTTGACGCGGGAGTTTTTCCCGGAGAGCCGCCCCGACCGGGTGATGGTCTCGATGATTTACCCCGGCGTGCAGCCGATGGAGATCGAGAAGGCCGTCACGATCAAGGTCGAGGAGGCGCTGCGGGACGTGGACGGCGTGGAGAAGGTCGAGTCGACCATTTCCGAAGGGGTCAGCACGACGATCGTGACCCTGTTTAACAACGTCGAGGACGTGGACGTCGTCGTCCAGGACCTGAAGGCGGAAATCGATGCGATTCCCGATCTGCCGCGCGACGTGGAGAGCACGAGCATCCGTAAGCTGAAGCCGCGGCTGCCGGTGATCGGCGTCGCAGTGTACGGCACCGGCGACGAGGCGGCGCTGAAGCGGGCGGCGCGGGACCTGCGGGACGATCTGCTGCGGATTCCCGGGATCACGGACGTCGACCTCGGCGGAGTGCGCGACGACGAGATCAGCGTCGAGGTGCGGCCCGATCGGCTGTACGAGTTCGACGTGACGTTTGAGGAAGTCGCCGCGGCGATCCGACAGACGAACATCGACGTCTCCGGCGGGACGCTCAAGGGAGAGCGGAGCACGATTACGCTGCGGACGCTCGGCGAGCAATTGCGGGGAGTCGATCTCGAAGAGATTGTGGTGCGGACCAATGCGGACGGTCGGCAGATCCGGGTCCGGGACGTGGCGCTCGTCGCCGACGGGTTCGTCGACGTCGACGTCGAGAGCTGGTTCAACGGCCAGCGCTCGATCAACTGCATGGTGTTCAAGACCGGCGACCAGGACATTCTGCAGATTTCCGAATCGGTCAAGGCGTACGTGGCGGGGAAGCGGAATGAACCTTTCGACCCGGTCGGCTGGAACGCGGCCTGGGAGTCCCCGTGGTACTGGCGTCCGGTCGCCCTGCTGGCGACCGGCACGGTGCGAGCCGTGAATCTCATGGTCGGCAAACCCGACCCGGTGAAGATCTACGAAGTGAGCCGGCAGACGCCGTTTGCCCACGAATTCAAGCTGGGGCTGCATACCGATCTGGCGCGCTTTCTGTCGGGACGCATCGATCTGATGGTCCGGAACGGGACGAGCGGGCTGATTCTGGTGGCCGTTTCGCTGCTGCTGTTTCTGAACTGGCGGGTGGCGTTGTGGACGGCGCTGGGGATTCCGGTGTCGTTTCTCGGCACGTTTGCTGTGATGTGGATGATGGGGGTCTCGATCAACCTGATTTCGCTGTTCGGACTGATCATCGTACTGGGGATCATCGTCGACGACGCGATCGTGATCGGCGAAAACATCTATCGCCATGTGCAGGAGGGGATGCCGCCACGGCAGGCTGCGATTTATGGGGCCGAGGAGGTGATGTGGCCCGTGATCGTGGCGGTCACGACGACGATCGGGGCGTTTTTCCCGCTGATGTTTCTGGGCGGGCAGATGGGGGAGTTCTTCAGCCAGTTGCCGCTGGTGATTATGGCGGCCCTGTCGGTGTCGTTGCTGGAGGCGCTGGTCATTCTGCCGGCGCACCTGATGCACCTGCCTCCCAAGACGCTGCCGGGGGTGGAAACCAGCCGATTGCATGAGACCTCCCGGCAGCGGTTCTTCCGACGGCTGGCGGCCATTGGCGAGCGGTTCTCACACGGTCGAATCGTACGGGCCTACGACGCTTTTCTGCGGCTGGCGTTGCGCTGGCGATACGTCACGGTCGCCGTTGCGCTGTCGACTTTGATCGCGTCGGTGGGCCTGGTGGTGGGGGGCGTCGTGGAGTGGCAGTTCTTCCCCCGCATGGACAGCGAGACGCTGATCGCCGTGCTCGAAATGCCGATCGGCACGCCTGCCGAAGCCACGCGGGAACGACTGCGGGATCTGGATGAGAAAGTCCGGCAGGTGCCGGAGGTCATGAACTGCCAGACGACCGTGGCGGCGGCGATGAGCGTCGGAGCGGCCGGCGCCACAGGAGCTTCGGTCAGCTCTCACCTCGGTCAGTTGATCATTGAATTGCGTTCGGCGGAGGAACGCGAGCATCGCAAGGAGCGATCCAGCGACGAAATCCTGAAAGAGCTCCGGGAGTTTTCGGCGACGCTGCCGGGCACGAACTCCGTGGTGTGGGAAGGACTGTCGGGCGGACCGGGTGGCAAAGACATCGAGATCCGCGTCGCCGGACCCGATTTCGACCTGATCCTGGGCGCCGGCGAAGAGTTGAAGCAGGTGCTGGCGACGTTTGCCGGCGTGGTGGATCTGGACGACGATTTCGACCGCGGGCAGCGCGAGCTGCAACTGGCGCTGCGGGAATCGGCCCGGCCAACAGGGATTAACACCTCGCAACTGGGCGAACACGTCCGGTCGGCGATGTACGGCCGGGAAGCCCGCCGGCTGACGCGAAATCGGGAGGACGTGAAGATCATGGTCCGCTACCCGAAGGACTTCCGCGAGAGCATGTACAACATCGAGTCGATGTGGATTCCGACGGGATTCGGACAGGGAACGCGGGGCTGGGTGCCGTTGCGGGAAGTGGCGGAGGTGACGGAAGCGGAGGGTTTCAGCACGCTGCACCGCAGTCAGCAGCAGCGGTCGGTGAAGGTGCTGGCCGACGTCGCGGAAGGGGCCAGTTCCGACGCGATCGTGGCGCAGATCCGCAAAGCCTTCGCTGAGAAGATTCAACCGAAGTTTCCGGGAACGTCGATCGAGTTTCTGGGGAACGTGGAAGAGCAGGCCAAGTCGCTCGGGTCGCTGTTTATTGCGCTGCCGATCGCCCTGATGATCATTTACATGATGATCGCCGGGCTGTTCCGTTCTTACTATCAGCCGGTTGTCGTGATGCTGGCGATTCCGTTCGCACTGCAGGGGGCGATCATCGGGCACTGGGTGACCGGTTATGCGGCCACGCTGATCAGCGCCATCGGCTTCGTGGCCCTGACCGGGATCGTGGTCAACGACGCCATCGTGCTGGTGGACTACGTCAACGTGCGGATTCGTCAGGGGGTGACGCCGTTCCAGGCGAACCTCGAAGGTTCCCGGACGCGGCTCCGAGCCATTTTTCTGACCAGCGAAACGACGATCGCGGGCCTGCTGCCGATGCTCTTTGAAACCAGCTTCCAGGCCAAGTTCCTGATCCCGATGGCGGTGACGATCTCGTTCGGACTGCTGTTTTCGACGGTCCTGACGCTGCTGATCGTGCCGTCGATCAACATGATTTTCTTCGACGTGCTGGGACTGCTGGGAGTGGCGCCGCTGCCGGACGACGATCTGATCCCGGCCGCGATTCCCGCCGAGGCGTAA